The proteins below are encoded in one region of Xenopus laevis strain J_2021 chromosome 8L, Xenopus_laevis_v10.1, whole genome shotgun sequence:
- the gpr101.L gene encoding probable G-protein coupled receptor 101, with protein sequence MQRLSERRVIGNQSHFSAEQSSSSMPDTILRIVLIISLLCLSLFGNIMLLVVFHRKPQLLQVANRFIFNLLVADLLQTVLVMPCVIVTSLPDIWPLDNGLCGAVVVLMHLFAFAGVNTITVVSVDKYLAIIHPLSYPTKMTPKRGSLLIFCTWIFSVLQSTPPLYGWGKVEFDLQSHYCKVLWASSYSYTMISALFSFILPVSIMLACYGMVFRAARRQNALVHPVQANGCDRSESSRSTALNALDKTTHHRPLYHCKAAKVIFAILSSYIISMGPYSILSIVASSANSDIPRGVTSLVLVLFFLQCCIHPYIYGYMHKSLKKEFLLLLHGFFCKQVHPQNTIVDSYIILTDGRIFPSHFSAGPTVKFLEEETTISVITGKSMNNLKIKEGKKETSSANLTPERELSQQKRGPDIPQLIKC encoded by the coding sequence ATGCAGAGGTTGAGTGAGCGAAGGGTCATCGGAAACCAGAGTCACTTTTCAGCTGAGCAAAGCTCATCCTCTATGCCTGACACCATTCTCAGGATTGTCCTCATTATTTCCCTCCTTTGTCTTTCTTTATTTGGAAATATAATGCTCCTGGTGGTTTTTCATCGAAAGCCTCAGCTGCTCCAGGTAGCAAACCGTTTTATTTTCAACCTGCTGGTAGCTGATCTTCTGCAGACAGTCTTGGTGATGCCTTGTGTCATTGTTACCTCCCTCCCTGATATCTGGCCCTTGGATAATGGTCTCTGTGGAGCAGTGGTGGTGCTGatgcatttatttgcatttgcaGGTGTAAACACAATCACGGTTGTTTCTGTGGACAAATACCTGGCCATAATCCATCCATTGTCGTACCCCACTAAGATGACCCCAAAGAGAGGCAGCCTTTTGATATTTTGCACTTGGATTTTCAGTGTCCTCCAAAGCACCCCACCTCTTTATGGCTGGGGGAAGGTTGAATTTGATTTACAGAGTCACTACTGTAAAGTGTTGTGGGCTTCAAGTTACTCCTACACCATGATTAGTGCTCTGTTTTCCTTTATCTTGCCAGTAAGCATTATGTTGGCGTGCTATGGAATGGTTTTCAGAGCTGCCAGGAGGCAAAATGCATTAGTGCACCCAGTCCAGGCAAATGGATGTGACAGGTCTGAAAGCTCTAGATCCACTGCACTAAACGCACTTGACAAAACAACTCACCACCGACCTCTCTACCACTGCAAAGCAGCCAAGGTTATCTTTGCAATCCTGTCATCTTACATCATAAGCATGGGTCCCTACAGTATACTCAGCATTGTCGCCTCCAGTGCCAATTCAGACATTCCAAGAGGGGTAACCTCATTAGTTCTGGTTCTATTCTTCCTTCAGTGTTGCATCCATCCTTATATATATGGTTATATGCATAAAAGCTTGAAAAAAGAATTCCTTTTGCTTCTGCATGGGTTTTTCTGCAAGCAGGTGCATCCACAAAACACCATAGTAGACAGTTATATTATCCTAACAGATGGCAGGATCTTTCCATCACACTTTTCTGCTGGTCCTACAGTCAAATTTCTGGAGGAAGAGACTACCATTTCTGTCATAACTGGAAAAAGTATGAACAATCTAAAAATTAAAGAAGGTAAAAAAGAAACTAGTTCAGCCAATCTAACCCCAGAAAGGGAGCTAAGCCAACAAAAAAGGGGTCCTGATATACCACAACTTATTAAATGTTAA